The following are from one region of the Halictus rubicundus isolate RS-2024b chromosome 15, iyHalRubi1_principal, whole genome shotgun sequence genome:
- the LOC143361525 gene encoding uncharacterized protein LOC143361525 — translation MAFMMPVVKNEWDIYKTNRNRRSSECSNPQACRSRKVSECSKSEGPSLSTSPGSDFLTSPAHRSVPLTSRHFSRTSSRASQSSLQSPSKSTGSSPPKTGSSNSLNKFHNRLVDKLKRSLRKAEECGEDQRNLS, via the exons ATGGCGTTTATGATGCCCGTGGTGAAAAACGAGTGGGACATTTACAAAACTAATCGCAACCGACGATCATCGGAGTGCTCGAATCCCCAGGCCTGTCGCAGCAGAAAG GTGTCAGAATGCTCAAAGTCGGAGGGTCCGTCGCTGTCGACGTCGCCGGGCTCGGACTTCCTGACCTCCCCGGCGCATCGTTCGGTGCCGCTCACCTCCCGTCATTTCTCGAGGACGTCCTCGAGGGCGTCGCAGTCCTCGTTGCAGAGCCCGAGCAAAAGCACGGGCTCGTCACCGCCGAAGACCGGCAGCTCGAACTCCCTGAACAAGTTCCACAATCGGCTGGTCGACAAGCTGAAGAGGTCGTTGAGGAAGGCTGAGGAGTGCGGGGAGGACCAGCGGAACTTGTCGTGA
- the LOC143361521 gene encoding deoxyribonuclease TATDN1 — protein MIGARMSNLRKFIDIGANLTDPMYQGIYHGSQKHQPDLNKVLERSWNNDLSKIIITAGNIEESKKAIEIARTDERLFSTVGCHPTRCNEFEESGNPEAYLKSLSDLAIDNKDKVVAIGEMGLDYDRLQFCSKEVQKKYFEMQLSLCSTLKLPMFLHCRNASEDFVKILRKHKDTLTAGVVHSFDGNPEEANSILQMGLYIGINGCSLKTEENLFAVTTIPSDRLMIETDCPWCEIRPTHASAKDVITNFVSVKKEKWQPDRMIKGRNEPCTIVQILEVLARIRDEEEEYLCNQIYKNTMKVFFPHEL, from the exons ATGATTGGAGCTAGAATGAGTAATTTACGGAAATTTATAG ATATTGGAGCAAATTTGACGGACCCCATGTACCAAGGAATTTATCACGGATCTCAGAAACATCAACCAGATTTAAATAAAGTTTTAGAACGAAGTTGGAATAATGATCTCTCCAAAATTATAATCACTGCCGGTAATATAGAAGAAAGTAAAAAAGCTATTGAAATAGCAAGAACAGATG AACGATTATTTTCAACGGTTGGTTGCCATCCAACACGTTGCAATGAGTTTGAAGAAAGTGGAAATCCAGAAGCTTATCTGAAGTCGTTATCAGATTTAGCCATAGATAATAAGGATAAGGTTGTTGCTATTGGTGAAATGGGATTGGATTATGATAGGCTACAGTTTTGTTCAAAGGAAGTGCAGAAAAAGTATTTTGAAATGCAACTATCTTTATGTTCCACTTTGAAATTACCAATGTTTTTACACTGCCGAAATGCTAGCGAAGATTTTGTGAAAATCTTAAGGAAACATAAAGATACATTAACAGCAGGTGTTGTGCACTCTTTCGATGGCAATCCGGAAGAAGCAAATTCTATATTACAAATGGGATTGTATATTGGCATTAATGGATG CTCTCTTAAAACAGAAGAAAATCTTTTTGCTGTAACAACAATTCCCTCGGATAGGTTGATGATAGAAACTGACTGTCCATGGTGCGAAATAAGACCAACTCATGCTTCTGCGAAAGATGTTATTACTAATTTTGTATCTGTCAAAAAAGAAAAGTGGCAACCGGATCGTATGATTAAAGGAAGGAACGAACCATGCACCATAGT CCAAATTTTGGAAGTGCTTGCACGGATtagagacgaagaagaagaatatctatgtaatcaaatatacaaaaacaCAATGAAGGTCTTCTTTCCTCATGAATTATAA
- the LOC143361227 gene encoding dolichyl-diphosphooligosaccharide--protein glycosyltransferase subunit 1: MIRYNLITLIWSLGLFLGFSIHTLAATDVIDSDLVLKNVEKHIDLQSQLTKITTRLVLENGSKDRHIRNFLFSLEPKQKNSLSYIAAYREPVRVELKLAEVKVNTYPDKTFYKIELKDPLSPGRTMSVEVVMVLSHELIPHPKEITQKEKQLVKYMGNIYLYSPYTVVKQTTTVSLPSRNVESYTKFKPVSQSDSMITYGPYEKLPPFSIETLNIHFENNNKFLTVVKLERSIEISHWGNIAVEEHTDLLHTGALLKGSFSRYDYARETKSGQASIQSFDTILPAAASDIYYRDEIGNISTSHTRIKKDSVELNLRPRFPLFGGWKTRYIVGYNVPSYEYLFHSGDQYTLEMRLLDHVFDDMVVDELVVKIILPEGSKNIEFNLPYEATRLPDSLYYTYLDTTGRPVISITKKNLVENHIQDFKLKYTFPRILMLQEPLLVAAALYLLFLLVITYVRLDFSIDKDEFSESKLKIAGQCEKILAVQDRRVTSYTELDYHLGNLKTNKDANAFLSVVKSINKEYKNATNAIAEIAQRLKGESGDIYDRVQELQKHDKTLKELYNQQQALYVDKLVPGKIGRQQFVEAEAVISRKKEECIEKINSIVKSLQ; this comes from the coding sequence ATGATTCggtataatttaattacattaatATGGAGCCTCGGATTGTTTCTCGGTTTTTCTATCCATACTCTGGCCGCTACCGATGTCATTGACTCGGACCTGGTTCTGAAAAATGTGGAGAAACATATTGACTTACAATCTCAATTAACAAAAATTACAACTAGGCTCGTCCTAGAAAATGGAAGCAAAGATCGACACATACGTAATTTCCTATTTTCATTGGAACCCAAACAGAAAAATAGTCTAAGCTATATTGCTGCATATAGAGAACCTGTACGGGTTGAGTTAAAATTGGCTGAAGTGAAGGTAAACACATATCCAGATAAAACcttttataaaattgaattaaaagatCCACTTTCTCCTGGGAGAACTATGTCTGTTGAAGTTGTAATGGTATTAAGTCATGAGCTTATACCTCATCCTAAAGAGATCACACAAAAGGAAAAGCAATTGGTAAAGTACATGGGAAATATTTATCTTTATTCACCGTATACTGTAGTAAAGCAAACAACAACAGTATCTTTGCCATCGCGCAATGTTGAAAGCTATACTAAATTTAAACCAGTTTCGCAAAGCGATTCAATGATTACTTATGGTCCATATGAAAAACTTCCTCCATTTTCAATTGAGacattaaatattcattttgaaaataacaacAAGTTCCTCACTGTTGTCAAACTGGAAAGAAGCATCGAAATATCTCATTGGGGAAACATTGCAGTAGAAGAACACACTGATTTGTTGCATACCGGAGCCTTATTGAAAGGTTCATTTTCCCGTTACGATTATGCCAGAGAGACCAAATCAGGGCAGGCCAGTATTCAGAGTTTCGATACCATTTTACCTGCAGCTGCTTCTGATATTTATTACAGAGATGAAATTGGTAATATTTCCACATCGCATACTCGTATCAAGAAAGATTCTGTGGAATTAAATCTTCGTCCACGTTTTCCACTCTTCGGTGGTTGGAAAACTCGATATATAGTTGGTTATAACGTACCTAGTTACGAGTACCTATTTCACTCTGGAGATCAATACACATTGGAGATGAGACTTTTGGATCATGTATTTGATGATATGGTGGTAGATGAATTAGTTGTGAAAATTATATTGCCAGAAGGTTCAAAGAATATTGAATTCAATCTTCCGTATGAAGCAACACGTCTACCCGATTCTCTTTACTACACGTATTTAGATACTACTGGACGTCCAGTAATTTCTATTACAAAGAAAAACTTAGTGGAGAATCATATTCAGGATTTTAAGCTGAAATATACATTCCCACGTATATTAATGTTACAAGAACCATTACTAGTAGCAGCAGCACTATACCTGCTCTTTTTGTTGGTGATCACTTACGTACGACTTGATTTTTCAATAGACAAGGACGAGTTTTCAGAGAGTAAGTTAAAAATAGCTGGACAGTGTGAAAAAATTCTAGCTGTTCAAGATCGACGTGTAACTTCTTACACTGAATTGGATTATCATTTGGGAAATCTCAAAACGAATAAGGATGCCAATGCATTCTTGTCTGTTGTTAAAAGCATTaacaaagaatataaaaatgccacaaatgCTATTGCAGAAATTGCTCAACGATTGAAAGGAGAATCTGGCGATATATATGATCGTGTACAGGAATTACAAAAACATGACAAAACATTGAAAGAACTTTACAATCAACAACAAGCACTTTATGTAGATAAATTAGTACCAGGGAAAATTGGACGTCAACAATTTGTAGAAGCAGAAGCAGTTATTTCAAGGAAGAAAGAAGAATGTATCGAGAAAATTAATTCTATTGTGAAATCTTtgcaataa